From a single Candidatus Margulisiibacteriota bacterium genomic region:
- a CDS encoding ABC transporter permease: MLVKLAFRNIFRHFTRTFLTFLAIALGLAMLILVDSMLTGIDQESFDRIINYETGHVKIFDRGYRADEENFPLDKAIADPAPLIKKVGLDPAVAGVTSRINFRIMLSDGIDQYPAVGIAVDPADDQSVFILKQAVVNGTFLQSGEAAMLVGEGLAKDFNVGVGDYLTVLTRTKYDTYQALDLRIKGLLKTEDPKIDWAAVVIPLGVGQGSLDMGKAVTEIDIKLKDPSRTKDFRDKLAKNLPGLEVATWQELAADVVAIAQAKRGGTSFVLFSVFIIALIGISNTILLAAFERTREIGMMAALGMKRGEIIRLFVLEGAMIGVLGSIFGCLLGVLINYPFVEYGINWGYLMRDVGDVGYRVTGVSHGVWNIKMIVTAFVAGIVISALTSIYPARVASRMEPTEALKRV; encoded by the coding sequence ATGCTGGTCAAGCTGGCTTTTCGAAATATTTTTCGTCATTTTACCAGGACCTTCCTAACTTTTCTGGCGATCGCCCTGGGGTTGGCGATGCTGATCCTGGTCGACTCAATGCTGACCGGGATCGACCAGGAGTCGTTTGACCGGATCATTAATTACGAAACCGGCCACGTCAAGATCTTTGACCGGGGTTATCGGGCAGATGAGGAGAATTTTCCCCTGGACAAAGCGATCGCCGATCCGGCTCCGCTGATTAAAAAAGTAGGGCTCGACCCGGCAGTCGCCGGGGTGACCTCCCGGATCAATTTCCGGATCATGCTTTCGGATGGGATCGACCAGTACCCGGCGGTCGGGATCGCGGTCGATCCGGCCGATGATCAGTCGGTCTTTATCTTAAAGCAAGCGGTGGTTAACGGGACTTTTCTTCAAAGCGGCGAGGCGGCGATGCTGGTGGGAGAAGGGCTGGCCAAAGATTTCAACGTCGGGGTGGGCGACTATCTTACCGTACTGACCAGGACAAAATACGACACCTATCAGGCGCTCGATCTCCGGATCAAAGGGCTCCTCAAGACCGAAGATCCCAAGATCGACTGGGCGGCGGTAGTTATTCCTCTGGGTGTGGGGCAGGGTTCGCTCGATATGGGGAAAGCTGTTACCGAGATCGATATCAAACTAAAGGACCCGTCCAGGACCAAAGATTTTCGGGACAAGCTGGCAAAGAATCTCCCAGGTCTGGAGGTCGCGACCTGGCAGGAGCTGGCCGCCGACGTGGTCGCTATTGCCCAGGCCAAGCGGGGAGGGACTTCATTCGTCCTTTTCAGCGTTTTTATTATCGCTCTGATCGGCATCAGCAACACTATTTTGCTCGCCGCGTTTGAGCGGACCCGGGAAATCGGAATGATGGCCGCCCTGGGGATGAAGAGGGGGGAGATAATCAGGCTTTTTGTCCTGGAAGGAGCGATGATCGGCGTCCTGGGGAGCATTTTTGGCTGTCTGCTTGGAGTCCTGATCAATTATCCTTTTGTAGAATACGGGATCAACTGGGGATATTTAATGAGGGACGTGGGGGATGTTGGTTATCGGGTGACCGGCGTTTCGCACGGGGTCTGGAATATTAAGATGATCGTGACCGCCTTTGTCGCCGGGATAGTCATTTCCGCCCTGACCAGTATCTATCCCGCACGGGTGGCGAGCCGGATGGAACCGACGGAGGCGCTTAAACGTGTTTAA
- a CDS encoding cation-transporting P-type ATPase, translating to MYNTVMVISSLTAKQAKANLKKYGPNQIFKPSRVSFFSIARHEVTEPMILLLFTVGFFYGFWGGLRDAATIFIIIFLLVFAEVFNEYRAKKAIDSLSKLAAPLTMVWRDDQIVEVRSEEVVLGDLLVLSTGARVSADARVEKAFGLQVDESALTGESFPVDKNAGGVVSAGTIIVNGEGLAVVTATGSATKLGQIAATAKTVRPPKTPLQLAMKTLAGQLVYVAIFFSTVIPLIGWFRGGDLKTMFLTGLSLAFATIPEELPIIITMVLGLGAYTLSRNKFLVKKIKAAETLGSATVIVTDKTGTITENKMTIAAFYPDEPARIIRLARLALSEFALSPLDQAVKTRGAELGGFTGTIVNQRDFINGRKSRSVVRNSPEGRELFMSGAPEEIFSACRVVGNDIRRELERETGNGRRVIAVASRKLALDENDGQFAELEEGLDFGGLLSFEDPPRAGVKETISTAAAAGIRTIMVTGDHPATAGYIARQVGMISGDAKVLTGDELDKLSDQALAVVVRDISVFARSSPQHKYRIVQALQREKEIVAVTGDGINDALALSGADIGIAMGIRGTDVAKEAAEAVLADDNFVTITEGIFEGRKFFDNLLKGLKYYLSVKSALILIFLLPVLLGISMPFAPIQIILLELFMDLAASAGFVYEPKEKDIYSRKPHDPKARIFNVLTISDILIKGVVLFTAVMAVYFFALLNKMGIHETQTYAFAAWIFAHIFMAYIARSDREPLVELGIFSNLAINLWMICAVGSLLVGIYVPAISSRLQLVSIGPVSLALIALSTGMIVSLLEIRKRVFNR from the coding sequence ATGTATAATACCGTTATGGTAATTAGCAGTTTAACTGCGAAACAAGCGAAAGCCAACCTCAAAAAATACGGACCCAATCAGATCTTTAAGCCTTCGCGGGTCAGCTTTTTCAGTATTGCCCGGCACGAAGTGACCGAACCGATGATCCTCCTTCTTTTCACGGTCGGGTTCTTTTACGGTTTCTGGGGCGGGCTAAGGGACGCGGCGACTATTTTTATCATTATTTTTCTTTTGGTCTTTGCCGAAGTATTTAACGAGTACCGGGCGAAAAAAGCGATCGATTCCCTATCTAAGCTTGCCGCTCCGCTGACCATGGTCTGGCGCGACGACCAGATCGTTGAGGTCCGCTCCGAAGAGGTAGTATTAGGCGACTTATTGGTCTTGTCAACCGGGGCAAGAGTTTCGGCTGATGCCAGGGTAGAGAAGGCGTTCGGTCTCCAGGTCGACGAGTCGGCTCTGACCGGGGAATCGTTCCCTGTCGACAAAAATGCCGGGGGGGTGGTCAGTGCCGGGACGATCATCGTCAACGGCGAAGGTTTAGCGGTAGTGACCGCTACCGGCAGCGCGACCAAGCTTGGCCAGATCGCCGCCACCGCCAAGACGGTTCGTCCTCCTAAAACACCGCTTCAACTGGCAATGAAAACGCTGGCCGGGCAATTGGTCTATGTCGCGATCTTCTTTTCCACCGTCATCCCTCTGATCGGCTGGTTTCGCGGAGGGGACCTGAAGACAATGTTCCTGACCGGGCTCTCGCTCGCTTTTGCCACCATCCCTGAAGAACTGCCGATCATTATTACCATGGTCCTTGGGCTTGGAGCCTATACCTTATCGAGGAATAAGTTTTTGGTCAAAAAGATCAAAGCGGCAGAGACCCTGGGGAGCGCCACGGTTATTGTTACCGATAAGACCGGAACGATCACCGAAAACAAAATGACTATCGCCGCGTTCTATCCCGATGAGCCGGCCAGGATCATTCGTTTAGCCCGCCTCGCTTTGTCGGAGTTCGCTCTTTCTCCTCTTGACCAGGCGGTTAAAACGAGGGGAGCGGAACTGGGGGGCTTTACGGGGACGATCGTCAATCAACGGGATTTTATTAACGGCCGCAAGAGCAGGAGTGTGGTCCGCAACAGTCCGGAGGGGCGGGAGCTATTTATGAGCGGCGCTCCGGAAGAAATATTCTCCGCCTGCCGCGTTGTGGGGAATGATATCAGGCGGGAACTGGAACGGGAAACCGGGAACGGGCGCCGGGTGATCGCGGTCGCTTCCCGGAAATTGGCGCTTGATGAGAACGATGGCCAGTTTGCTGAACTTGAAGAGGGGCTTGATTTTGGCGGGTTGCTCTCTTTTGAAGACCCTCCCCGCGCGGGGGTCAAAGAGACTATTTCTACCGCCGCCGCGGCCGGGATCAGGACGATCATGGTGACCGGCGATCATCCGGCAACTGCCGGCTACATTGCCCGGCAGGTCGGGATGATCAGCGGCGACGCGAAGGTACTGACCGGCGACGAGCTGGATAAATTGAGCGACCAGGCGCTGGCGGTAGTGGTCAGGGATATTTCGGTTTTTGCCAGGAGCTCTCCCCAGCACAAGTACCGGATCGTCCAGGCGTTGCAAAGGGAAAAAGAGATCGTCGCGGTGACCGGTGATGGGATCAACGACGCCCTTGCCTTGAGCGGGGCCGATATCGGCATCGCCATGGGGATCCGCGGGACCGACGTCGCCAAAGAAGCGGCTGAAGCGGTCCTGGCGGATGATAATTTTGTCACCATTACCGAGGGGATATTTGAAGGGCGAAAGTTCTTTGACAACCTGCTCAAGGGGTTGAAATATTATCTCTCGGTCAAAAGTGCCCTGATCCTGATCTTTCTCCTGCCGGTCTTGCTTGGCATTTCGATGCCCTTTGCCCCGATCCAGATAATTTTACTTGAACTTTTCATGGACCTGGCCGCATCGGCCGGTTTTGTCTACGAGCCGAAAGAGAAGGACATTTATTCGCGGAAACCGCACGACCCCAAAGCGAGGATCTTTAATGTCTTAACGATCTCCGATATTTTGATCAAAGGGGTGGTCTTGTTTACGGCGGTCATGGCGGTCTACTTTTTTGCCCTGCTCAACAAGATGGGGATCCATGAGACCCAGACTTATGCTTTTGCCGCCTGGATCTTTGCCCACATCTTTATGGCTTATATTGCCCGGTCCGACCGGGAGCCGCTGGTTGAACTTGGGATCTTCAGCAACCTGGCCATTAACCTTTGGATGATCTGCGCGGTCGGATCACTGCTGGTTGGGATCTATGTTCCGGCGATCAGTTCCCGCCTCCAGCTGGTTTCGATCGGTCCGGTCAGCCTGGCGCTGATCGCCCTGTCGACCGGGATGATCGTCAGCCTGCTGGAAATAAGAAAAAGGGTATTTAACCGATGA
- a CDS encoding GyrI-like domain-containing protein, translating to MKILKIVLWVIALLAVALVIWVYYMGLFNKLEVTEREVGPYTLVYEDYIGPYQNTGAVVQAVYDRLAKDGIKPTDGFGIYLDDPSKVKQEKLRSQVGCVINENNLPLFYKVSDTYKVINWKRGKVLATEFPIRNPLSYMFGPMKAYPELARYMKKKKITEDQIGLCMEYYDMASNKIIFMFQVKGR from the coding sequence GTGAAAATACTTAAAATTGTTCTTTGGGTAATTGCTCTTCTCGCGGTCGCGCTGGTCATCTGGGTTTATTACATGGGTCTTTTCAATAAACTGGAAGTGACCGAACGCGAGGTTGGGCCATACACATTAGTATATGAGGATTATATCGGCCCTTATCAGAATACCGGGGCGGTCGTGCAAGCGGTCTATGATCGATTGGCCAAAGACGGGATCAAACCGACCGACGGTTTCGGCATTTACCTGGACGACCCAAGCAAAGTGAAACAGGAAAAACTGCGGAGCCAGGTCGGCTGTGTGATCAACGAAAACAACCTCCCGCTTTTCTACAAGGTGAGCGATACTTATAAAGTGATCAACTGGAAAAGGGGAAAAGTCCTCGCCACCGAATTCCCGATCCGCAACCCCCTCTCCTACATGTTTGGCCCGATGAAGGCCTATCCCGAACTGGCCAGGTACATGAAAAAGAAGAAGATCACCGAAGACCAGATCGGCTTGTGCATGGAATATTACGATATGGCGAGCAATAAGATTATTTTTATGTTTCAGGTGAAGGGGCGGTAG